In Anaerolineales bacterium, the genomic window GGCAAGCCGCCTTCCCCGTCAGGTCCTCATGCGCCGGCGACGCCACTGGTCAAAGACGACGACGACGATGATGGTCAGACCCTGGGTAATGCGCTGCCAGAAGGCGCTGACGTTGAGCAGGTTCATCCCGTTGGCCAGAACGCCCATGATCAGTGCCCCGATCAGCGTCCCGATGACGCCGCCCTCGCCGCCGAACAGGTTGGTCCCGCCGATGACGACCGCGGCGATGGATCTCAGGTTCTCATCGTCCGCCATCAAGGCGTTGGCCGAATTCAGCCGGCCGGCCAACACCAGGCCGCCGATGGCCGCCATGAGCCCGCAGATGGTGTAGACGAGGACTTTCGTACGGTCGGTATTGATGCCGGAAACGTGGGCTGCCTCCCGATTTCCCCCGACGGCGAAGGCGGCCCGCCCTAGCGCCGTGTAACGCAGGATGAACCAACCGACGAACCCGACGGCCAGGGCAACCAGGGCCGCGGCGGGAAACCCCCCGACATCCCCGGCGCCCAGCCAGATGACCTGGTCCGGCAAGTACCCCTTCAGCTCCGTGGCCGTCAGGTGTGAGGGGACGGGGAGCCCTCCGGTGATCAGCAGCGCGATGCCACGGTACACGCCGAGTGTGCCCAGCGTGGCGATGAAGTCCGGGATTCGCCCGCGGGTGATAATGAAGCCGTTGAGCCAACCTGCGATCGTGCCTACCGCCAACGCTACCAGCAGCCCGACCCCCGCCGGGACCGGCCCGAAGGCCAACCCGGCCACCTCGATCCGTTGCGTCATGAGGACGGCCGCCACGCACGCCGAGAGGGCGGCCATAGCGCCAACCGACAGGTCGATCCCCCCCGTGATGATCACCAGGGTCTGGCCGACGGCCAGGATAGCGGTGATCGACGTCTGGCGGGCCACGTTGACGGCGTTGCTGACCGTCAGGAAGTGCGGCGTGGCGAACGACAGGTAACCCGCCAACACGAACAGGGCGATGAGCGGCCCGACCCGCAGCAACCCCTGTCGAAGGAGGGCCGCGCCCCGGCTGGCTCTCGCCTCCCCGGCATCAGGCGGCTGAACCGGGGAGTCGGCTGGCTCGACCGTTGGTTTCTCCGTCACGGTGACCTCCAGGTCGCTCAGCTCGCGTCGCGCAACAGGTCTTCCTGCGTGGCCGCGCCCCGAGGATACTCAGCCGTCAGCCGCCCGCCCCTCATCACCAGGATACGGTCGGCCATCGCCAGAAGTTCCGCCATCTCCGAAGAAATCAGGATCACGCCCACGCCCTGCTGCGTGAGGTGATCGATCAGGGAAAAGACCTCGGCCTTGGCCCCCACGTCCACGCCGCGGGTCGGATCGTCCAGTACCAGGACCTTGGCCCCGCTGCACAACCAGCGGGAGAGGACGACCTTCTGCTGGTTGCCGCCGCTCAGGTAGATCACGGGCCGGTCCAGCGAAGGCGGCTGAATGCGCAGGTCCTGTACATAGCCCGAGGCCACCTCGCGCTCCGAGCGCAGGTTCAACCAGCGAGCAGGGGACACCTGGCTGAGACGGCCCAGGGTGATGTTGGGTGGGATCGGCAGCATTGGCACGATCCCCTCCCGACGCTCGCGCGGCAGGAAGCCCATCCCATGGCGAATGGAATCCGACGGGCGCTCCAGGCGGACGCGTTGGCCGTTGATGAAGATCTCCCCGGTGGCTTTCGACTCGAGCCCGAACAGGGCCCGCGCCAACTCCGTCTGCCCCGCCCCCATCAGGCCGAAGATGCCGAGAACCTCGCCGGCGTGCAGCTCGAACGAGACCTCCCGAAGCGCGCCGGGCACAGACAACTTGCGCAGCTCGAGTACCTGCCTCGCCTGCGGACGGCCACGCCGGGGGTATTGCTCCGTCAGCTCGCGACCTACCATCATCTGGATAAGGTCGTCCTGGGTGGCGGCTTCGACCGGCAGGGTGGCGATACGCTTCCCGTCCCGCAGGATGGTCACCCGTTGCCCGATCAACGGCACCTCGGCTAGACGATGGGAAATATGGACGATGGCGACTCCCCGCTCACGCATCC contains:
- a CDS encoding ABC transporter permease; this encodes MTEKPTVEPADSPVQPPDAGEARASRGAALLRQGLLRVGPLIALFVLAGYLSFATPHFLTVSNAVNVARQTSITAILAVGQTLVIITGGIDLSVGAMAALSACVAAVLMTQRIEVAGLAFGPVPAGVGLLVALAVGTIAGWLNGFIITRGRIPDFIATLGTLGVYRGIALLITGGLPVPSHLTATELKGYLPDQVIWLGAGDVGGFPAAALVALAVGFVGWFILRYTALGRAAFAVGGNREAAHVSGINTDRTKVLVYTICGLMAAIGGLVLAGRLNSANALMADDENLRSIAAVVIGGTNLFGGEGGVIGTLIGALIMGVLANGMNLLNVSAFWQRITQGLTIIVVVVFDQWRRRRMRT
- a CDS encoding sugar ABC transporter ATP-binding protein translates to MSLSEPVLRMEQIDKRFPGVHALDHVDFDLYAGEVHVLLGENGAGKSTLMKILSGSIPRDGGRIFIQGKEVQDLIPERAQSHGIAMVYQEFSLVPALTVAENLFLGSLPRTRLRMVDWRRTFRLAEESLAELGVEVNPRAEVRSLTVAEKQLTEIARVLAKRPRILVMDEPTSALSDVERERLLVILRRMRERGVAIVHISHRLAEVPLIGQRVTILRDGKRIATLPVEAATQDDLIQMMVGRELTEQYPRRGRPQARQVLELRKLSVPGALREVSFELHAGEVLGIFGLMGAGQTELARALFGLESKATGEIFINGQRVRLERPSDSIRHGMGFLPRERREGIVPMLPIPPNITLGRLSQVSPARWLNLRSEREVASGYVQDLRIQPPSLDRPVIYLSGGNQQKVVLSRWLCSGAKVLVLDDPTRGVDVGAKAEVFSLIDHLTQQGVGVILISSEMAELLAMADRILVMRGGRLTAEYPRGAATQEDLLRDAS